The proteins below come from a single Zea mays cultivar B73 chromosome 8, Zm-B73-REFERENCE-NAM-5.0, whole genome shotgun sequence genomic window:
- the LOC103636921 gene encoding phospholipase A I produces the protein MPPPPGARAATASSLQPVRAAAAPPQAGHATAPTHRRTTPVSPEAPAFMPHFGRVFLGLRFGGGSYELVMEDNQEIGAYMFRRTVPAVHMAPEDVRWMVGAWRERIIVCSGKYGLAHGLVKAFMDCGAKAVISSSIEPPDSQTIVYHGMDVNGSLENGKFVIGDEEADESEPEPVSPVSDWEDNDVEKGGNHDMDDE, from the exons ATGCCGCCACCACCAGGAGCCCGCGCCGCCACCGCGTCGTCACTGCAACCGGTCCGTGCCGCCGCCGCACCGCCGCAAGCGGGCCATGCCACCGCCCCGACTCACCGTCGCACCACACCCGTAAGTCCTGAAGCTCCAGCTTTTATGCCCCATTTTGGTCGGGTCTTCCTTGGGTTACGATTTGGAGGCGGGA GTTACGAGTTGGTAATGGAAGATAACCAAGAAATCGGCGCATATATGTTTAGGAGGACAGTGCCTGCTGTTCACATGGCACCTGAAGATGTTCGATGGATG GTTGGAGCATGGAGGGAGAGAATCATTGTATGCAGCGGTAAGTATGGCCTCGCTCATGGCCTGGTGAAGGCATTCATGGATTGTGGCGCCAAAGCAGTCATCTCATCGTCCATCGAGCCTCCGGATTCCCAGACAATAGTCTACCATGGGATGGATGTCAATGGAAGCCTAGAGAATGGGAAGTTTGTCATCGGGGATGAAGAAGCCGATGAATCAGAGCCTGAACCTGTTAGCCCTGTAAGTGACTGGGAGGACAACGACGTGGAGAAAGGTGGCAACCATGACATGGATGATGAGTAG